DNA sequence from the Nitrospirota bacterium genome:
TTATCCTTGTAGTCCGCCAGGTAATATCATCCACATAACCCTCCTGCCCGGTTTCAAGTCTGATAAAGTCGCCAACCCTGACAGACTTTTCTATAAGGATATGTATACCGGAAAAAAGGTTCGCCAGGGTGTCCTGCAGGGCCAGTGCTACGGCAAGCCCTCCTACACCAAGTGCAGTAAGGAATGGTGTTATTGAGATACCGATGACACTGAGTGCAATCAAACCACCTAATACAAGAATAGTCCCCTTTAATATCCCGTAGGCCAGCCCTGTAGTCGGTAGCGGGAGGTTAGACTTCTGAATATAATGTGTAAAGACCTTGCCGGAAAGATTTGCTGTAGCTATCGCAACGGATAAAATCACTATAATATGAATAATCTTACTTAGATAAATAATATACTTGTCAGGAAGGTCTGATATTCCAACGCCAATATAAAGCCCAATAGCGATACACCAATAAATAGACGGTGTTTTGAAAGATAAGATAATTATATTGTCTACTTCTGTCTCTGTTTTTTTAGCCCATCTGTGCAGCAGCCTGAAGGAGATATTTCTGATAATTAATAGAATACTGGCGGATAAGAATGCGATCCCCAAAGGGATTAGTAGATTCAATAACCTTAAATCCAATAAATCCTCCTATTCGTATACTATAAAAATTACAAGTAATTGTTTTTTGCAGAAATACGATCACAATTAAAACGATCAGTATATCCGGAGATTATTATGAAATTATCAAAGATATATTATCGACCAGGATTTATAATAGCAGATTTGAGAAAGGACTTCAATGATCAGAATGATCAGAAGGTGCCGGGACCAATTCAGGATAACAAGGGAGATGTTTCCCTCCCCTTAAAGGGGGAGGGAAAGGCTGTCCTGAGAGAATTCATGCT
Encoded proteins:
- a CDS encoding mechanosensitive ion channel family protein, with product MNLLIPLGIAFLSASILLIIRNISFRLLHRWAKKTETEVDNIIILSFKTPSIYWCIAIGLYIGVGISDLPDKYIIYLSKIIHIIVILSVAIATANLSGKVFTHYIQKSNLPLPTTGLAYGILKGTILVLGGLIALSVIGISITPFLTALGVGGLAVALALQDTLANLFSGIHILIEKSVRVGDFIRLETGQEGYVDDITWRTTRIRMLPNNMVIIPNSKLSQSIVTNYYLPEKRMSLLIPVGVSYSSDPERVERILVEVAKSAVGKIQGLLGNPEPFVRFIPGFGDSSLDFTLICQVQEFVDQYFAQHELRKMIFKKFREEGIEIPFPHRTVYLREEKDWKG